The Selenomonas sp. AB3002 genome contains a region encoding:
- a CDS encoding dicarboxylate/amino acid:cation symporter: MSEKNNLREQAQNIIQTSRKQGNGKTFLLWLGALILGAILGWVGPAPLISFFDFIATVFTRLFQFIAVPTIALAVITTLSSLGAQKETRKIFARALSYTLLTTFAAAAVGLLLYLWIEPGNLPAEAIGAGASAIPMDKVGSLSYYDHFLKVIPNNVLQPFLAGNVLSVLFIAAAAGLGLAFMPRTENREVLLKGIAGLQELLFTLIRGLLYILPFGILAFSAQLSAQIEAGVIVGALGKYVAVVMGGNLIQFFIVLPLFLALRGLNPLQVLKKMSPAIAVALFTKSSAATLPVTLATAEENLKVSPRVSRFVLPICTTINMNGCAAFILVTSLFVMQNAGFELTLPTMISWLFVAVLAAVGNAGVPMGCYFLTLSLMSSLGAPLGLMGIILPIYAVIDMIETAENVWSDSCVCAMTNNDLKDSLPESAPASSSI, from the coding sequence ATGTCTGAAAAGAACAACCTGCGTGAGCAGGCCCAAAACATCATTCAGACCAGCCGAAAGCAAGGCAATGGCAAAACCTTCCTGCTGTGGCTGGGAGCTTTGATCCTGGGCGCCATCCTGGGCTGGGTAGGCCCCGCCCCCCTGATTTCCTTCTTCGACTTCATCGCCACGGTGTTCACCCGGCTCTTCCAGTTCATCGCCGTGCCCACCATCGCCCTGGCTGTCATCACTACCCTCTCCAGCCTGGGAGCACAGAAGGAGACCCGCAAGATCTTTGCCCGGGCCCTCTCCTACACCCTGCTGACTACGTTCGCGGCGGCAGCAGTGGGCCTGCTACTCTACCTCTGGATTGAGCCTGGCAACCTGCCCGCCGAGGCCATCGGCGCAGGAGCCAGCGCCATTCCCATGGACAAGGTGGGTTCTCTCTCCTACTATGACCACTTCCTGAAGGTCATCCCCAACAATGTGCTCCAGCCCTTCCTGGCTGGCAATGTGCTCTCCGTGCTCTTCATCGCTGCTGCCGCAGGCCTGGGGCTGGCCTTCATGCCCAGGACCGAGAACCGGGAAGTGCTGCTGAAAGGCATTGCAGGCCTGCAGGAGCTTCTCTTCACCCTGATCCGCGGCCTGCTCTACATCCTGCCCTTCGGCATCCTGGCTTTCTCCGCCCAGCTCTCTGCCCAGATTGAGGCAGGCGTCATCGTAGGCGCCCTGGGCAAATACGTGGCAGTTGTCATGGGCGGCAACCTCATCCAGTTCTTCATCGTGCTGCCCCTGTTCCTGGCTCTCCGGGGACTCAACCCCCTCCAAGTCCTGAAGAAGATGTCCCCGGCCATTGCCGTGGCTCTCTTCACCAAGAGTTCCGCCGCCACCCTGCCGGTGACCCTGGCTACGGCCGAGGAAAACCTCAAGGTGAGTCCCAGGGTTTCCCGCTTCGTGCTGCCCATCTGCACCACCATCAACATGAACGGCTGTGCCGCCTTTATTCTTGTAACGTCACTTTTCGTCATGCAGAATGCCGGTTTTGAGCTGACCCTGCCCACCATGATTTCCTGGCTCTTCGTAGCTGTGCTGGCCGCCGTAGGCAACGCCGGCGTCCCCATGGGCTGCTACTTCCTGACTCTCTCCCTCATGTCCTCTCTGGGCGCTCCCCTGGGGCTCATGGGCATCATCCTGCCCATCTACGCCGTCATCGACATGATTGAGACAGCAGAAAACGTCTGGTCCGACTCCTGCGTCTGCGCCATGACCAACAACGACCTGAAGGACAGCCTGCCGGAGAGTGCACCGGCATCAAGTTCAATCTGA
- a CDS encoding flavin reductase, protein MNPKAMFNISYGLYVLTANLDGKDNGCIINTVTQVTSDPNQITIAVNKSNYTRDMIAASKKFTASIISQQADFELFKRFGFQSGKNVDKFAGFTATKRLPSGALLIDEGTNAYISGYVTQEIDLGTHSLFIASVTDMDVLNDTPSATYTYYHQNIKPKPQAAPKKDGKTIWRCTICGYEYEGDELPADFICPLCKHPASDFEKVN, encoded by the coding sequence ATGAATCCGAAAGCCATGTTCAACATTTCCTATGGCCTATACGTCCTCACCGCCAATCTTGACGGCAAGGACAACGGGTGCATCATCAACACCGTCACCCAGGTCACCTCAGACCCCAACCAGATCACCATTGCCGTGAACAAGAGCAACTACACCCGGGACATGATTGCGGCCAGCAAGAAATTCACTGCCTCCATCATCAGCCAGCAGGCGGACTTCGAGCTGTTCAAACGCTTCGGCTTCCAGTCCGGGAAGAATGTGGACAAATTCGCGGGCTTCACTGCCACCAAACGCCTGCCCAGCGGCGCCCTGCTCATAGACGAAGGCACCAATGCCTATATCTCCGGCTACGTCACCCAGGAAATCGACCTGGGCACACACAGCCTTTTCATCGCCAGCGTCACGGATATGGACGTGCTGAATGATACCCCCTCTGCCACCTACACCTACTACCACCAGAACATCAAGCCGAAACCCCAGGCAGCCCCCAAGAAAGATGGCAAGACCATCTGGCGCTGCACCATCTGCGGCTATGAGTATGAAGGCGACGAACTTCCCGCAGATTTCATCTGCCCCCTCTGCAAGCACCCCGCTTCGGACTTTGAGAAGGTAAACTGA
- the hydE gene encoding [FeFe] hydrogenase H-cluster radical SAM maturase HydE, protein MTEKNLISLLTKLERTQDLSDEEFASLLEADSSAFCAELALRARNTRERYYGKDVYIRGLIEFTNYCRNNCYYCGIRRGNERAQRYRLTCEEILACCKAGYQLGFRTFVLQGGEDSYFTDERLAGLIRAIKKSHPDCAVTLSVGERERDSYEKLFEAGADRYLLRHETADKAHYESLHPAGMSWEHRLKCLRDLKAIGYQVGCGMMVGSPGQTTAHLIKDFRLLQELQPEMVGIGPFIPQQDTPFADQPAGTAELTLRLLSIIRLLLPQVLLPATTALGTIDPRGREKGLLAGANVLMPNLSPVSVRKKYALYDNKICTGEEAAECIRCLSGRVASTGFHIVKGRGDHPGFKRKEGR, encoded by the coding sequence ATGACCGAAAAGAACCTTATTTCCCTGCTGACCAAACTTGAACGGACACAAGACCTTAGCGATGAGGAATTTGCCTCTCTCCTGGAGGCAGATTCCTCTGCTTTTTGCGCGGAACTTGCCCTGCGGGCCAGAAACACCCGGGAAAGATACTATGGCAAGGACGTATATATCCGCGGGCTCATAGAGTTCACCAACTACTGCCGGAACAATTGCTATTACTGCGGCATCAGGCGCGGCAATGAAAGAGCCCAGCGCTACCGCCTGACCTGCGAAGAAATCCTGGCCTGCTGCAAAGCAGGCTATCAGCTGGGCTTCCGCACCTTCGTGCTGCAGGGCGGCGAGGACAGCTATTTCACCGACGAGAGGCTGGCCGGGCTTATCCGCGCCATCAAAAAAAGCCATCCCGACTGCGCCGTCACCCTGTCTGTGGGTGAACGGGAGCGGGACAGCTATGAGAAACTCTTTGAGGCGGGGGCAGACCGCTACCTGCTGCGGCACGAAACAGCTGACAAGGCCCACTACGAAAGCCTGCACCCGGCAGGAATGTCCTGGGAGCACCGCCTGAAGTGCTTGCGCGACCTGAAAGCCATCGGCTATCAGGTGGGCTGCGGCATGATGGTGGGTTCTCCTGGGCAGACTACGGCTCACCTCATCAAGGACTTCCGGCTGTTGCAGGAACTGCAGCCGGAAATGGTGGGCATCGGTCCCTTCATCCCCCAGCAGGACACGCCCTTTGCTGACCAACCAGCAGGCACAGCAGAACTCACCCTGCGGCTGCTCTCCATAATCCGCCTGCTTCTGCCCCAGGTGCTGCTGCCTGCCACCACCGCTTTAGGCACCATCGACCCCCGGGGACGGGAAAAAGGTCTGCTGGCCGGAGCCAATGTCCTCATGCCCAACCTGTCCCCTGTCTCAGTGCGGAAAAAATATGCCCTGTACGACAACAAGATCTGCACAGGCGAAGAAGCCGCCGA